In the Meiothermus sp. Pnk-1 genome, GAGATTCAGTCATCATGTTGCGGCATATCCTTCCCAACATGATCTCTCCTATCGTGGTCAAGGCTACGCTAGACATCAGCTTCGTGATCCTCTTGGGAAGCAGCTTGTCCTTCCTAGGCATTGGTGCACAAGAACCCACGCCGGACTGGGGAGCCATGGTAGCTAGGGGTCGGGTATATCTGCCCGATGGCTGGTGGGTCAGCACCATGCCCGGCCTAGCCATATTCGTGGTAGTAGTAGGCTTCAACCTACTAGGCGATGCACTGCGTGATGCGTTGGACGTGCGGAGTTGAGCTGAAAGGGAAATCTGGAGGAATTTCCATGATTGTAATTGACCGGGAGACAGCAGAAGCCCTGGCTCTAGGTGGAGGCGTGCTCGGGGCAGGCGGAGGTGGGAACTGGCGTGAGGGATTGCGCTACCTACAGTTGGCCATGGAAATTGGACGGCCACACCTGGTGAGCCTGGATGCTCTGCCGCCCGAAGCTACCGTTGTGACGGTCTCGGGGGTGGGGTCTCCGGCCGCTACCGAGCGAGACGTACGGGTTTCAGATTACCTGGAGGCCCTCGAGTTGCTGATAGAGAGGGCAGGAATTCAGCCTGGCGGTCTCATTTCTTCGGAGAACGGCGGGGCTTCCTCAGCCAACGGCTTCGTGCAGTCGGCCCTCACCGGCATCCCGGTGGTGGATGCCCCGGCTAATGGCCGGGCCCACCCCACAGGGGTGATGGGATCCATGGGTTTACACCGCCTACCGGGTTATCTGGCTCGGCAAACTGCAGTTGGTGGAACCCCTGAGCGCCGAGTGTGCCTCTATGTTGAGGGAAGTTTAGCTTCGGTGGATCACGTTGTCCGGCAGGCCGCCGTGTCTGCTGGTGGGCTGGTGGCAGTGGCGCGCAACCCGGTGGCTGCTGATTACGTGCGTGAGAACGGGGCTCCGGGGGCCCTTACATTGGCTATTGAATTGGGCCGGTTGATCCTTTCCCATAAGGACCAGGGTGGAATGCGCCTAGCAGAGGTCCTCCTCGAGTACTTTGGTGCTGGAGAATGTTTGGGGCCAGCTATAGTTCAAGAAGTGGCACTCGAGACCAGGGG is a window encoding:
- a CDS encoding DUF917 family protein, encoding MIVIDRETAEALALGGGVLGAGGGGNWREGLRYLQLAMEIGRPHLVSLDALPPEATVVTVSGVGSPAATERDVRVSDYLEALELLIERAGIQPGGLISSENGGASSANGFVQSALTGIPVVDAPANGRAHPTGVMGSMGLHRLPGYLARQTAVGGTPERRVCLYVEGSLASVDHVVRQAAVSAGGLVAVARNPVAADYVRENGAPGALTLAIELGRLILSHKDQGGMRLAEVLLEYFGAGECLGPAIVQEVALETRGGYDIGQIRIGEAETRFWNEFMTVEISGVRKASFPDLIFALGAEDGLPYNTAELRPGNEVVLVWISKERLPLGTGVRGPDALKSVETALGVSLTTQEA